A genomic region of Papaver somniferum cultivar HN1 chromosome 7, ASM357369v1, whole genome shotgun sequence contains the following coding sequences:
- the LOC113296735 gene encoding uncharacterized protein LOC113296735 isoform X1, giving the protein MGDDNQLQTLVPSSQHLDLQSIRCRINELSEFERSFNDVSEVQSTSESEKKLINDFIFEFESKIKPTTLEFLDFTSLALQDLDAYVEHAKKELNLVDAEILKISEENDDLEQSIREDYSEKFATGLEELKHSLYRTELQGIDESHGEYTILTENQGSRMNTHEDYSFEVWDLDNQLQKTKATLSSLQDCDCINKRLEATVQIEDMLSGLKVIEFEGNCIRLSVKTFVPNLEGILYRQTPEYTTESSITNHELLIELMDGTVELKKAEISPNDVFIGEVVEAVKCSRMPFSLPVSKNRSSLEWFIRKVQTRIIFCSLRKLLVEEASKSRYSFEYSDKDETVVAQVPGGIAAFIRIPEGWPTMNSPLKLISLKASDNHSTGISLSFLCKVQDLVNSLDVKRRQNLPDFADAIEEILVHQMRAELHS; this is encoded by the exons ATGGGGGATGATAATCAACTGCAAACGCTCGTCCCGTCGTCCCAACATCTAGATCTTCAGTCCATTCGTTGTCGAATAAACGAGTTATCGGAATTTGAGAGAAGTTTCAACGACGTATCTGAAGTGCAATCCACTTCTGAGTCTGAGAAGAAACTAATAAACGATTTCATTTTCGAATTCGAA AGCAAAATCAAACCAACCACTTTGGAGTTTTTGGATTTTACCTCTTTAGCGCTCCAAGATTTAG ATGCATATGTTGAACATGCAAAGAAGGAGCTGAACTTGGTTGATGCTGAAATCCTAAAGATTTCTGAGGAAAACGACGATCTCGAGCAATCGATTAGAGAAG ATTATTCTGAAAAATTTGCGACGGGTCTTGAAGAGTTGAAACATTCTTTGTATCGTACTGAATTACAG GGGATTGATGAATCACATGGCGAATATACCATATTAACAGAAAATCAAGGGAGTCGCATGAATACACATGAAGACTATTCATTTGAG GTTTGGGATCTTGATAATCAGTTACAGAAGACAAAAGCTACATTAAGCTCTCTTCAGgattgtgattgtataaataaaAG GCTTGAAGCTACTGTACAGATTGAGGACATGCTATCTGGTCTTAAAGTCATTGAATTTGAAGGGAACTGCATCAGGTTGTCAGTGAAGACATTCGTTCCAAACCTGGAGGGAATTTTGTATAGACAGACCCCTGAATACACTACAGAATCATCTATCACAAACCATGAGTTGCTAATAGAACTAATGGATGGGACTGTGGAGTTAAAGAAGGCAGAG ATTTCCCCAAATGATGTATTCATAGGCGAAGTAGTTGAAGCTGTAAAGTGTTCAAG GATGCCTTTTTCATTGCCGGTTTCAAAGAATAGGTCCTCTCTGGAATGGTTTATTCGAAAAGTGCAGACTCGGATCATCTTTTGCAGTCTAAGGAAATTGCTAGTGGAGGAAGCTAGTAAATCAAG ATACTCATTTGAGTACTCAGACAAAGATGAGACGGTAGTAGCTCAGGTGCCTGGGGGAATTGCTGCGTTCATAAGGATACCTGAAGGTTGGCCAACAATGAATTCCCCATTGAAGCTGATATCTCTGAAGGCCTCAGACAATCATTCCACGGGGATTTCATTGAGCTTTCTCTGCAAGGTCCAG GATTTGGTGAACTCCCTCGATGTAAAAAGAAGGCAGAATTTGCCAGACTTTGCTGATGCAATTGAGGAAATACTTGTCCATCAGATGCGTGCTGAACTCCACTCATAA
- the LOC113296735 gene encoding uncharacterized protein LOC113296735 isoform X2: MGDDNQLQTLVPSSQHLDLQSIRCRINELSEFERSFNDVSEVQSTSESEKKLINDFIFEFESKIKPTTLEFLDFTSLALQDLDAYVEHAKKELNLVDAEILKISEENDDLEQSIREDYSEKFATGLEELKHSLYRTELQGIDESHGEYTILTENQGSRMNTHEDYSFEVWDLDNQLQKTKATLSSLQDCDCINKRLEATVQIEDMLSGLKVIEFEGNCIRLSVKTFVPNLEGILYRQTPEYTTESSITNHELLIELMDGTVELKKAEISPNDVFIGEVVEAVKCSRMPFSLPVSKNRSSLEWFIRKVQTRIIFCSLRKLLVEEASKSRYSFEYSDKDETVVAQVPGGIAAFIRIPEGWPTMNSPLKLISLKASDNHSTGISLSFLCKVQKAEFARLC, encoded by the exons ATGGGGGATGATAATCAACTGCAAACGCTCGTCCCGTCGTCCCAACATCTAGATCTTCAGTCCATTCGTTGTCGAATAAACGAGTTATCGGAATTTGAGAGAAGTTTCAACGACGTATCTGAAGTGCAATCCACTTCTGAGTCTGAGAAGAAACTAATAAACGATTTCATTTTCGAATTCGAA AGCAAAATCAAACCAACCACTTTGGAGTTTTTGGATTTTACCTCTTTAGCGCTCCAAGATTTAG ATGCATATGTTGAACATGCAAAGAAGGAGCTGAACTTGGTTGATGCTGAAATCCTAAAGATTTCTGAGGAAAACGACGATCTCGAGCAATCGATTAGAGAAG ATTATTCTGAAAAATTTGCGACGGGTCTTGAAGAGTTGAAACATTCTTTGTATCGTACTGAATTACAG GGGATTGATGAATCACATGGCGAATATACCATATTAACAGAAAATCAAGGGAGTCGCATGAATACACATGAAGACTATTCATTTGAG GTTTGGGATCTTGATAATCAGTTACAGAAGACAAAAGCTACATTAAGCTCTCTTCAGgattgtgattgtataaataaaAG GCTTGAAGCTACTGTACAGATTGAGGACATGCTATCTGGTCTTAAAGTCATTGAATTTGAAGGGAACTGCATCAGGTTGTCAGTGAAGACATTCGTTCCAAACCTGGAGGGAATTTTGTATAGACAGACCCCTGAATACACTACAGAATCATCTATCACAAACCATGAGTTGCTAATAGAACTAATGGATGGGACTGTGGAGTTAAAGAAGGCAGAG ATTTCCCCAAATGATGTATTCATAGGCGAAGTAGTTGAAGCTGTAAAGTGTTCAAG GATGCCTTTTTCATTGCCGGTTTCAAAGAATAGGTCCTCTCTGGAATGGTTTATTCGAAAAGTGCAGACTCGGATCATCTTTTGCAGTCTAAGGAAATTGCTAGTGGAGGAAGCTAGTAAATCAAG ATACTCATTTGAGTACTCAGACAAAGATGAGACGGTAGTAGCTCAGGTGCCTGGGGGAATTGCTGCGTTCATAAGGATACCTGAAGGTTGGCCAACAATGAATTCCCCATTGAAGCTGATATCTCTGAAGGCCTCAGACAATCATTCCACGGGGATTTCATTGAGCTTTCTCTGCAAGGTCCAG AAGGCAGAATTTGCCAGACTTTGCTGA